Proteins from one Erysipelothrix larvae genomic window:
- a CDS encoding restriction endonuclease subunit S — protein sequence MESFESNNKIPKVRFKGFTDDWEQGKLEELASFTKGNGYSKADLVDEGFPIILYGRLYTKYETVIDTVDTFIADNNNSTLSLGNEVIVPASGESAEDIARASYVLKKGITLGGDLNVIRPNSILNPIFLALSISNGSQKKEMMRRAQGKSVVHLHNSDLKEIQLMYPGIIEQTQIGKFFHSLDYLITLHQRELSAVSNFKKTMLSKMFPKEGMKQPEVRFDGFTDDWEQCKLSDLAEVSIGEFVIKSKQNPDSPYPVYNGGISYTGFYEDYNNESDKIVISARGANAGYVNLVRKRYWAGNSCYSVEIMKKCEIDLDYLYQFTKHKQHLFTDYQQSANIPSVSKKDVEVFNISTTSFAEQQQIGSFFKQLDDLITLHQRELEQLQIVKKTLLKLMFV from the coding sequence ATGGAAAGTTTTGAAAGTAATAATAAAATTCCAAAAGTAAGATTTAAAGGATTTACTGATGATTGGGAACAGGGTAAGTTGGAAGAATTAGCATCATTTACTAAAGGGAATGGTTACTCAAAGGCAGACCTAGTTGATGAAGGATTTCCTATTATTCTTTATGGGCGTTTGTACACGAAGTATGAAACTGTCATTGATACAGTAGATACTTTCATTGCAGATAATAATAACTCAACATTAAGTTTAGGAAACGAGGTAATTGTTCCAGCTTCAGGAGAGTCAGCGGAAGATATAGCAAGAGCTTCATACGTACTAAAGAAGGGGATTACTTTAGGTGGTGATCTAAATGTAATTAGACCAAATTCAATATTAAATCCTATTTTCTTAGCATTAAGTATTTCTAATGGTAGTCAAAAAAAAGAAATGATGAGGCGCGCACAAGGGAAATCAGTTGTACATTTGCACAACTCAGATTTAAAGGAAATTCAGTTAATGTATCCTGGCATAATAGAACAAACCCAAATCGGAAAATTCTTTCACTCTCTCGATTACCTCATCACCCTTCATCAGCGTGAGTTATCAGCAGTTTCTAATTTTAAGAAAACTATGCTTTCGAAAATGTTCCCAAAAGAAGGAATGAAGCAACCTGAAGTTCGATTTGATGGATTTACTGATGATTGGGAACAGTGTAAGCTAAGTGATTTGGCTGAAGTATCAATTGGTGAGTTTGTGATTAAGAGTAAGCAAAACCCAGATAGTCCATATCCGGTATATAACGGTGGTATATCATACACTGGATTCTACGAAGATTACAACAATGAATCAGATAAAATAGTCATTAGCGCTCGTGGAGCTAACGCAGGTTATGTAAATCTTGTTAGAAAAAGATATTGGGCTGGAAATAGTTGTTATTCTGTTGAAATTATGAAGAAATGTGAGATTGATTTAGATTACCTATATCAATTTACTAAACATAAACAGCACTTGTTCACAGATTACCAACAATCAGCAAACATCCCATCAGTTTCTAAAAAAGATGTTGAAGTGTTTAATATCTCTACTACTAGTTTTGCCGAGCAACAACAAATCGGAAGCTTTTTCAAACAACTCGATGACCTTATCACCCTTCATCAGCGTGAGTTAGAACAACTTCAAATAGTGAAAAAAACATTACTTAAATTAATGTTTGTATAA
- a CDS encoding type I restriction endonuclease subunit R produces MINKGIKNQSEVQFENEVIEYLTQIGGVKQWEYMPSIKSTEHLWLNFKHILEQNNQGRINGSLSESEFNQVKKIINAIDTPYKAGQFLYGVNGVSEIEVDLDDGRHVFLTVFDQAQVGGGSTVYQVVNQIERKRIVDGKMNRRFDVTMLINGLPIIQIELKKALHSATESLNQMKQYIAERQFSDIFSTVQILVAMTPHDIRYMANTTLDGFNRAFAFNWQTEEDAKPVRSWREFSDNVLSIPMAHDLATRYMVLDGTKNKEGIKVMRPYQVYATRQVIEKVKGFNFSYDEGQLGYIWHTTGSGKTITSFKTAWLASKMPNVDKVVFLVDRIALTNQTVDAYQAYDPIAGFEGKSGVVADTANVSDLHNKLTKKSDKNIIVTSIQKMSRYVMREHFKPLNKRILFIVDEAHRSTGDGSDNEGMLKNIRSKIPNAAWVGYTGTPRFPETREIFGDLLHAYTIKEAIADRNVLGFNVEFKETIEAPLNPSADDIDDTIKGSVYDISPDHVDLVVKDIFDNWRKRSNDRKYNALLTVHVGGNRPSTPRAMEYFDRIVEENKIRPESERLKIGISFSVDTSNSVHQLKTNTNLHRAINYYNNTFGTVFDMTSVKAYTEDLSRRLNKTSDDGKYLDLAIVIDQLLTGFDAPELNTLYIDRTLKGRNLIQAYSRTNRVHNSIDKPWGNVVNYRWPVQNEYEMNKAFAVYSNRASADEQQSLSELKSKNTEDNIISRPFSEVQSELKAVVNKLAELTNDFNKLPPSERAQDEVFDALNDYNRLLSQLKQYSEDDNKVPVSAYDNPEEFYNRIGITEDQEVILTTVLANELVERRSKREDIDISQINLSMVHIHDVTINYDYLIELIAKMADEVNANDMSQAAETQKEILIEIAKSDNDSVKSKFKQFVSKIFSKEFVFDKYPAPRSVDKMEKEIDRMYRDGNILLITNFIRQWGLDNSVKPKELDNLIKKHRFGQEDMNKQGELTAIMNDAKDVYSSIAEADVASLSWVKYRIELRKAFYEMADEIKKNE; encoded by the coding sequence ATGATTAACAAAGGGATTAAGAATCAATCAGAGGTTCAATTTGAAAATGAAGTCATTGAGTATTTAACTCAAATTGGCGGTGTAAAGCAATGGGAATATATGCCTTCTATCAAATCAACTGAGCATCTATGGCTTAACTTTAAACACATTCTCGAACAAAACAATCAAGGTCGAATCAATGGTTCCTTATCTGAATCAGAATTCAATCAAGTCAAAAAAATAATTAACGCTATTGATACTCCGTATAAAGCGGGACAATTCTTATATGGAGTGAACGGTGTTTCAGAAATAGAAGTTGATCTAGACGATGGAAGACATGTATTTTTAACTGTTTTTGATCAAGCTCAAGTGGGCGGAGGCTCAACAGTATATCAGGTAGTAAACCAAATCGAAAGAAAACGAATTGTGGATGGAAAAATGAATCGACGTTTTGATGTTACTATGCTGATAAATGGTTTGCCAATAATTCAAATTGAACTCAAGAAAGCGCTTCATTCGGCTACAGAATCCCTAAATCAAATGAAACAATATATTGCTGAAAGACAATTTAGTGATATCTTCTCGACGGTCCAGATTTTGGTTGCGATGACTCCACACGATATCAGATACATGGCAAATACAACACTTGATGGATTTAATCGTGCGTTTGCGTTTAATTGGCAAACAGAAGAAGACGCTAAGCCAGTCCGTTCATGGAGGGAATTCTCAGATAACGTATTGTCCATTCCGATGGCACATGATCTTGCTACACGCTATATGGTGCTAGACGGAACCAAAAATAAAGAGGGGATTAAAGTGATGCGCCCCTATCAAGTTTATGCAACGAGACAAGTTATTGAGAAAGTGAAAGGATTTAACTTTAGCTACGATGAAGGACAATTGGGGTATATATGGCATACGACAGGAAGCGGTAAAACTATAACAAGTTTTAAAACTGCATGGCTTGCAAGCAAAATGCCAAATGTTGATAAGGTTGTATTCCTTGTTGACCGGATTGCACTTACAAACCAAACAGTAGACGCATATCAAGCATATGATCCAATCGCAGGATTTGAAGGTAAAAGTGGTGTGGTAGCGGATACAGCCAATGTATCAGACCTCCACAATAAACTCACAAAAAAGAGCGACAAGAACATCATTGTAACAAGTATTCAAAAAATGTCACGCTACGTCATGCGGGAACACTTTAAGCCACTAAACAAACGCATTCTGTTTATTGTTGATGAGGCACATCGATCAACAGGTGATGGATCAGATAATGAAGGAATGCTAAAGAATATTCGAAGTAAAATACCTAATGCTGCATGGGTAGGATATACAGGGACGCCACGTTTCCCGGAAACAAGAGAAATATTTGGTGATCTTCTTCACGCATATACAATTAAAGAAGCCATTGCAGATCGAAACGTTCTTGGTTTCAATGTTGAATTCAAAGAAACAATTGAAGCCCCGCTCAATCCATCTGCTGATGACATTGATGACACGATAAAAGGAAGCGTTTATGATATTAGTCCTGACCATGTAGACTTGGTGGTCAAAGATATCTTTGACAATTGGAGAAAGCGCTCTAATGATCGGAAGTACAATGCATTATTAACGGTTCACGTGGGTGGTAATCGTCCAAGTACTCCCCGTGCAATGGAATATTTTGATCGAATCGTGGAAGAGAACAAAATACGTCCTGAGAGCGAACGATTGAAGATAGGTATAAGTTTCTCAGTGGATACATCAAACAGTGTTCATCAACTCAAGACAAACACTAACTTACATCGAGCAATAAACTATTATAATAATACTTTTGGAACCGTATTTGATATGACAAGTGTCAAAGCCTACACAGAGGACTTATCCAGACGTCTCAATAAGACATCTGATGACGGTAAGTATCTAGACCTCGCAATTGTAATTGATCAATTGTTGACAGGCTTTGACGCTCCTGAACTCAATACACTATACATTGACCGAACTCTTAAAGGGAGAAATTTGATACAGGCATACTCACGAACAAATCGAGTTCATAATTCAATTGACAAACCATGGGGTAATGTTGTGAATTATCGATGGCCAGTACAAAACGAATACGAAATGAATAAAGCATTTGCAGTATATTCAAATAGAGCCTCAGCTGACGAACAACAATCACTGAGTGAACTAAAATCAAAGAATACAGAAGACAATATTATTTCTAGGCCTTTTAGTGAAGTACAGTCTGAACTTAAGGCAGTGGTGAATAAACTTGCTGAACTTACGAATGATTTTAATAAGCTTCCTCCAAGTGAAAGAGCACAAGATGAAGTATTTGACGCACTCAATGATTATAATCGCTTATTAAGTCAACTTAAGCAGTACTCCGAAGATGACAATAAAGTACCAGTATCTGCATACGACAATCCTGAAGAATTCTACAATAGAATCGGAATTACAGAGGATCAAGAAGTTATACTCACAACAGTATTGGCTAATGAGCTTGTCGAAAGAAGGTCAAAACGTGAGGATATTGATATTTCACAAATAAATCTATCAATGGTACATATTCATGACGTCACAATCAATTATGATTATTTAATAGAGCTAATCGCTAAGATGGCAGATGAAGTAAATGCAAACGATATGTCACAAGCAGCAGAAACACAAAAAGAAATACTTATCGAAATTGCTAAATCAGATAATGACAGTGTCAAATCAAAGTTCAAGCAATTCGTATCAAAGATATTCTCAAAAGAATTTGTGTTTGATAAGTATCCAGCTCCCAGAAGCGTAGATAAAATGGAAAAAGAAATCGATCGCATGTATCGAGATGGAAATATCCTTCTAATCACGAATTTTATCCGACAATGGGGATTGGATAATAGTGTCAAACCTAAAGAGCTTGACAACTTAATAAAAAAACACAGATTTGGGCAAGAAGATATGAATAAACAAGGAGAACTTACAGCAATCATGAATGATGCAAAAGATGTCTATTCATCAATTGCAGAAGCAGACGTTGCATCATTATCATGGGTAAAATATCGCATTGAACTACGAAAAGCATTTTATGAAATGGCAGATGAAATCAAGAAGAACGAGTAA
- a CDS encoding restriction endonuclease subunit S, with product MIENRRVDEYVKLTPGINQSRREKYGLNECDEFYDQSSFESDFENMTKSLFNNNEQIYDPAIFVNEGDILISNSMQLATVVSSNNAGKVLSLNFIKVEFDDTLLDKGYFIYIFNAFKGFQRQKERESQGSGSVLRLTLTSISRMIIPYPPFDKQRRIGESYLEMLNIQKHLRKYTTLIEQLTLTIMEDNLND from the coding sequence ATGATAGAAAATAGAAGGGTGGATGAATATGTTAAATTAACACCAGGAATCAATCAGTCAAGGCGTGAAAAATATGGTTTGAATGAATGCGATGAGTTTTACGATCAAAGCTCTTTTGAATCAGACTTTGAAAATATGACCAAGTCATTATTTAATAATAATGAACAGATCTATGACCCCGCAATATTTGTTAATGAAGGTGATATATTAATTAGCAACTCTATGCAACTTGCCACAGTCGTCTCATCAAACAATGCTGGAAAGGTATTATCACTCAACTTTATAAAAGTGGAATTCGACGATACTTTGCTTGATAAAGGATATTTTATATATATATTTAATGCTTTCAAAGGGTTCCAACGACAAAAAGAGCGGGAATCACAGGGTAGTGGTTCAGTATTAAGGCTAACCCTTACCTCAATTAGCAGGATGATTATTCCTTACCCACCTTTTGATAAGCAAAGGCGAATTGGTGAAAGCTACTTGGAAATGCTTAATATTCAAAAACATTTAAGAAAGTATACAACGCTAATTGAACAATTAACGTTAACAATAATGGAGGACAATCTAAATGATTAA
- a CDS encoding helix-turn-helix domain-containing protein has protein sequence MALNDIFSMQPYLVTSMHYFYLSKSCWNHNQENMKVYYEEFSNHEQDVIIDILPDGFSTICFEIGPHRCTAIYFGKTPKQKTVYYQKGYTYFTVKIPPNYILPDTIDPIKTYQNKVTRLTKFTHAFDEFNYDNLYALSFQDKITYFQTYTASHLDLMVDPLIDYVVTRSIENQETVFIDTIAQELEISSRYIRKVFSEKVGISPKRTIQSIRFQNVLSGLIDDKKGITETSLDAAFFDHPHLNKFFKEHANRSPSDVQLFLSQKRTQRHNKNESR, from the coding sequence ATGGCTTTAAACGACATATTCTCAATGCAACCCTATCTTGTGACATCGATGCATTACTTTTACCTATCTAAGTCTTGTTGGAACCATAATCAAGAGAATATGAAGGTATATTATGAAGAGTTTTCAAACCATGAACAGGATGTGATTATTGATATCCTTCCGGATGGTTTCTCTACGATTTGCTTTGAGATTGGACCACATAGATGTACCGCTATATATTTTGGAAAAACACCCAAACAAAAAACAGTGTATTACCAGAAAGGTTACACATACTTCACGGTTAAAATACCGCCAAATTATATATTACCCGATACAATAGATCCTATTAAAACATATCAAAATAAAGTGACCCGACTCACCAAATTCACGCATGCATTTGATGAATTTAACTATGATAATCTGTACGCATTAAGTTTCCAAGATAAAATTACGTATTTTCAAACATATACGGCCTCACATCTGGATTTGATGGTGGATCCTCTTATTGATTATGTTGTGACACGATCCATTGAAAATCAAGAAACTGTATTTATCGATACCATCGCTCAAGAACTTGAAATAAGTAGCCGATATATTCGAAAAGTATTTAGTGAGAAGGTTGGTATCAGTCCAAAACGAACCATTCAATCCATTCGCTTTCAAAATGTCTTATCAGGACTTATCGACGATAAAAAAGGGATCACCGAGACATCACTTGATGCTGCATTCTTCGATCATCCCCATTTAAATAAATTCTTTAAGGAACATGCAAACCGTTCCCCTTCAGATGTTCAGTTGTTTCTATCCCAAAAGCGCACACAACGGCATAACAAGAACGAGTCCAGGTAA
- a CDS encoding DUF554 domain-containing protein, giving the protein MPVGPLINATATFIGGLVGASLGRFIPDILKRKLPLTFGLVAFSLGIKMVIGMHNKTGVVLALLIGVIIGEMLQIERIIKNIATKAKKPLARISKANSSDTDDTMNELITVIVLFCASAFGIIGAMSESMSGDPSMLVLKSILDGVTAAIFGASLGIMVAFIAIPQLIVLLLMFTIGRFILPLTTPLLIQDFEALGGIILIATGFNLLQIRSFSVSNMLPGLVLVMPLCALLG; this is encoded by the coding sequence ATGCCAGTAGGACCACTTATTAACGCAACCGCAACCTTTATTGGTGGATTGGTTGGTGCAAGTTTAGGAAGATTCATTCCTGATATCTTAAAACGAAAACTCCCGTTAACCTTTGGACTTGTGGCATTTAGTTTAGGAATTAAGATGGTTATTGGCATGCATAATAAGACCGGTGTCGTTTTAGCGTTACTCATCGGTGTTATTATCGGTGAAATGCTTCAAATCGAGCGAATCATTAAAAACATCGCTACAAAAGCAAAAAAACCACTTGCACGCATATCAAAAGCAAACTCAAGTGACACAGATGATACGATGAATGAATTAATCACCGTAATTGTCTTATTTTGCGCAAGTGCCTTTGGCATTATTGGCGCGATGAGTGAGAGTATGAGTGGTGATCCTTCAATGTTGGTTCTAAAGTCAATATTAGACGGAGTCACGGCCGCAATCTTTGGCGCAAGTTTGGGAATCATGGTCGCATTTATTGCGATACCACAACTGATTGTCTTGTTATTGATGTTTACAATTGGACGCTTTATCTTGCCACTAACCACGCCCTTACTCATTCAAGATTTTGAGGCATTGGGAGGCATAATTTTAATCGCAACAGGGTTTAACTTGTTACAGATTCGATCGTTTTCAGTATCAAATATGTTACCTGGACTCGTTCTTGTTATGCCGTTGTGTGCGCTTTTGGGATAG
- the buk gene encoding butyrate kinase codes for MNIIVINPGATSTKLAYWQNDKPLHTTTIQYTNDEVCQFETIAQQLDMRFQDIKHTLESWAIDLKGVDGIAARGGLLKPLKSGGYEINETMLDDLKNRPRNHHAANLGAPMAWLLQKETHHAKAYIYDPVTVDELEPISRISGLCGIERESLGHMLNTRAIAKRVAQDLNQDFNNSTYIVAHLGGGNTTAIFVNGRLVDLLSDDEGPFSTERTGALPVKKVIQWCQNHSYETMMRLYRQQGGLYSYLKTNDLREVQRRIDEQDKEARLIFEAMAYQIAKGIGQLAVVNYGQVDRIVLTGGVAYSKQMVSLITKRVEFLAEVTVYPGEMEMEALYQGVNRILKGEKAHEYI; via the coding sequence ATGAACATAATCGTCATTAATCCAGGGGCAACCTCGACAAAATTAGCGTATTGGCAAAACGATAAACCGCTTCACACAACGACCATTCAATATACTAATGATGAAGTATGTCAATTTGAAACAATCGCGCAACAATTGGATATGCGATTTCAAGACATAAAACACACCCTTGAATCGTGGGCGATTGACCTTAAGGGTGTGGATGGAATTGCAGCACGGGGTGGGCTATTAAAACCTCTTAAATCAGGAGGATATGAAATCAATGAAACGATGTTGGACGATTTAAAAAATCGTCCTCGCAATCATCACGCTGCAAACCTTGGTGCACCCATGGCGTGGCTTCTTCAAAAAGAAACACACCATGCAAAGGCCTATATCTATGATCCAGTAACAGTTGATGAATTAGAACCCATCAGCCGTATATCAGGACTTTGTGGTATTGAACGTGAAAGTTTAGGACACATGCTTAATACCCGAGCGATAGCGAAACGTGTCGCACAGGATTTAAACCAAGACTTCAACAATTCTACCTATATTGTGGCACATCTTGGGGGTGGTAACACTACCGCTATCTTTGTAAATGGACGCTTAGTTGATTTGCTATCAGATGATGAGGGACCATTCTCAACAGAGCGAACCGGAGCACTTCCTGTAAAGAAAGTGATTCAATGGTGTCAAAATCATTCGTATGAAACGATGATGCGTCTTTATCGCCAACAGGGTGGACTGTATTCATATTTGAAGACGAATGACCTGCGTGAAGTTCAACGTCGTATTGATGAACAAGACAAAGAAGCTCGTCTGATTTTTGAAGCCATGGCTTATCAAATAGCGAAAGGAATTGGACAACTTGCTGTTGTGAATTATGGACAAGTGGACAGAATTGTTTTGACTGGCGGTGTTGCTTATTCAAAACAAATGGTATCACTTATCACAAAACGCGTTGAATTTCTTGCAGAGGTTACAGTTTACCCTGGAGAAATGGAAATGGAAGCATTATACCAAGGGGTTAATCGTATATTAAAAGGCGAAAAAGCACATGAATATATATAA
- a CDS encoding phosphate acyltransferase, producing the protein MLTTLKQLETRLENAKKRNVAVVCADEQSISAVLNPALKPYIHPVFFGNEAQIKDILTKQYDIQEAYDIVPSSDDCDSAQKAVASIKNGQCDVLMKGYLQTRDFLKAIIDKEQGIVGDRLLTHIALNEIPTYHKVLLTTDGGMVVHPDFKMKQEIALNVLEVAHRLGIEKPNIAILSAAEHVNQKHKDSIEARQLQEFLMTDYTFACNAAGPISLDIALSLDSAKKKHYEHPVAGNADILIGSDIDMMNVLGKSITTLAQGSMAGIVWGANVPIVMTSRGSSSQEKLYSLMLALAICEDVL; encoded by the coding sequence ATGCTTACAACATTAAAACAGTTGGAAACACGGTTGGAAAATGCCAAGAAGCGCAATGTTGCAGTTGTGTGCGCGGATGAACAAAGCATCAGCGCAGTCTTAAATCCAGCACTTAAGCCATACATACATCCAGTATTCTTTGGCAATGAAGCACAGATTAAAGATATTCTCACAAAGCAATATGATATACAAGAAGCCTATGACATCGTGCCTTCAAGTGATGATTGTGATAGTGCACAAAAAGCAGTTGCATCCATAAAAAATGGACAATGTGATGTGTTGATGAAAGGCTATCTTCAAACCCGTGATTTCCTTAAAGCAATCATCGATAAAGAACAGGGCATTGTCGGGGATCGATTATTGACCCATATTGCCCTCAATGAAATCCCCACCTATCATAAGGTATTACTGACAACTGATGGGGGGATGGTCGTACACCCTGATTTTAAAATGAAACAAGAAATTGCCCTGAATGTACTTGAAGTCGCCCATCGTCTTGGAATTGAAAAACCAAACATCGCGATATTAAGTGCCGCAGAGCATGTTAATCAAAAGCATAAGGACTCAATTGAAGCACGTCAACTTCAAGAATTCCTGATGACAGACTATACCTTTGCCTGTAATGCAGCTGGACCAATTTCCCTAGATATTGCGCTGAGTTTAGACAGTGCAAAGAAAAAACATTATGAGCATCCAGTTGCGGGTAATGCCGATATTCTCATTGGCTCAGACATCGATATGATGAATGTCTTAGGGAAAAGTATCACTACACTTGCACAAGGATCCATGGCAGGAATTGTATGGGGTGCAAATGTTCCGATTGTCATGACATCACGTGGATCATCATCCCAAGAAAAACTGTATTCCTTAATGCTTGCACTTGCAATTTGTGAGGATGTGCTATGA
- a CDS encoding aldehyde dehydrogenase family protein, with amino-acid sequence MFIDDLVMKARRAMQKIENYTQEQVDEMLKAMSDIIIEHKESLAIMAVEETGLGRVDHKIGKNFNMATNIYAHLKGKKSVGVIRELKEQGLVEIAQPVGVIGSVTPTTNPVITPMGNSLMALKGRNAIIVSPHPRSLKTSTKTINLLRQALKGVNAPQDLVQIIDTPSVENSQKLMKTVDLVIATGGPGMVLAAYSSSTPAYGVGPGNVQLIMDDDFDCDDAANLAVIGRGFDNGIVCACTQAIIYPKAKETALFEAFTKHHAHVVEDDKTVETYRQLLFPQGKTNPSLIGVNSDIISNQAGEPISNQTEIIVLKSNAYGANELLAKEKMFPVLLAVPYETFDEAIEIAKANLCVEGKGHSVGILTHNPDHAVEVGLKLPVCRVVVNQPTIDAGGSPANGLNPTVSLGCGTWGNNIISENLTYKHLLNITRVSTPIE; translated from the coding sequence ATGTTTATTGATGACCTCGTTATGAAAGCACGTCGCGCGATGCAAAAAATTGAAAATTACACACAAGAACAAGTTGATGAAATGTTAAAAGCAATGTCTGATATTATTATTGAACATAAAGAATCGTTAGCAATTATGGCAGTAGAAGAAACAGGGCTGGGACGTGTTGATCATAAAATTGGAAAGAATTTCAACATGGCTACAAACATTTATGCTCACCTTAAAGGCAAAAAATCAGTGGGTGTTATTCGAGAACTAAAAGAACAAGGATTAGTTGAGATTGCACAACCCGTCGGAGTCATTGGATCGGTAACACCAACCACCAATCCAGTAATCACCCCAATGGGAAACAGTCTGATGGCACTGAAGGGTCGTAATGCAATCATTGTTTCACCACATCCGCGCTCTTTAAAAACAAGTACCAAGACGATTAATTTATTAAGACAAGCATTAAAAGGGGTTAATGCACCCCAAGACTTGGTTCAAATCATTGACACACCATCTGTTGAAAACTCACAAAAGCTCATGAAAACGGTCGACTTAGTCATCGCAACCGGTGGACCTGGCATGGTTCTTGCAGCATATTCCAGCAGCACACCGGCTTATGGTGTTGGACCGGGTAATGTACAACTTATAATGGATGATGACTTTGACTGTGATGACGCTGCGAATCTGGCAGTGATTGGGCGTGGCTTTGATAATGGTATTGTGTGTGCATGTACACAGGCAATCATTTACCCCAAGGCTAAAGAAACAGCTTTGTTTGAAGCCTTTACAAAACATCATGCACATGTGGTTGAAGATGACAAGACCGTTGAAACCTATCGTCAACTGCTTTTCCCACAAGGAAAAACAAATCCATCCCTGATTGGCGTGAATTCAGATATTATTTCCAATCAAGCAGGTGAACCTATTTCGAATCAAACAGAAATTATTGTTTTGAAATCCAATGCCTATGGTGCCAATGAATTACTTGCGAAAGAAAAGATGTTCCCGGTATTACTTGCAGTGCCTTATGAAACCTTTGATGAAGCGATTGAAATCGCTAAAGCAAATCTATGTGTTGAAGGAAAAGGACACTCAGTAGGGATTCTCACACACAACCCTGATCACGCAGTTGAAGTGGGATTAAAACTTCCTGTATGTCGTGTGGTGGTTAATCAACCAACCATTGATGCAGGTGGAAGTCCTGCAAATGGTCTGAACCCAACTGTATCGTTGGGATGTGGGACATGGGGCAATAACATTATTTCTGAGAACTTAACATATAAACACTTACTCAATATAACACGCGTTTCAACGCCGATTGAGTAA
- a CDS encoding NAD(P)-dependent alcohol dehydrogenase, which yields MKIKAAVVLEKGMDYTIMDVNLQEPKESDVLVKVVAAGICRSDYGERNGNSISFPNVLGHEGSGIVERVGPSVKSVKPGDHVILSYGYCEKCEGCSTGHPSSCDHWMGINNSGTNGRQEYVLTTQDDKPINNFFNQSSFATYSLVDESNIVKVDKDIDLRLLGPLGCGLGTGSGAVLSVLKPKAGESIAVFGTGAVGFASLMAAKIAGCSKIIAVDINDERLLKAKELGATCTINSKDPNVDVEGLIREHTNGSGVNYTVDTTGYLPIMKVAVNVLKASGTFAPLAVTKNTFEMNTFFDLVFGNKKLVGCLIGDTIPKFHLNNLIDFYKQGKFPFDQFIKFYDFEDISQAEKDSVEGRVVKSVVVMDKTYQP from the coding sequence ATGAAAATAAAAGCAGCCGTTGTTTTAGAAAAGGGAATGGACTATACGATTATGGATGTGAACCTTCAAGAACCTAAAGAAAGTGATGTTCTTGTTAAGGTTGTAGCAGCAGGAATTTGTCGATCTGATTATGGTGAGCGCAATGGGAACTCAATCAGTTTTCCAAATGTTTTAGGGCACGAAGGATCAGGAATTGTTGAACGTGTTGGGCCTTCTGTTAAAAGTGTCAAACCTGGAGATCATGTTATCTTATCCTATGGTTATTGTGAAAAGTGTGAAGGATGTAGTACAGGACATCCATCCTCATGTGATCACTGGATGGGGATAAATAACTCAGGAACCAATGGACGACAAGAGTATGTTCTTACTACACAAGATGATAAACCCATCAATAATTTCTTCAATCAATCATCTTTCGCAACCTATAGTTTAGTCGATGAATCAAACATTGTGAAAGTCGATAAAGATATTGACCTTCGGCTATTGGGACCCCTTGGTTGTGGGTTGGGTACTGGAAGTGGTGCTGTGTTAAGTGTGTTAAAACCGAAAGCAGGCGAGTCAATTGCCGTCTTTGGAACTGGAGCAGTAGGATTTGCGTCACTTATGGCCGCAAAGATTGCAGGGTGTTCAAAGATTATTGCTGTGGACATAAACGATGAACGTCTACTCAAAGCGAAAGAATTAGGTGCAACCTGCACGATAAACAGTAAAGATCCAAATGTGGATGTCGAAGGCTTAATTCGTGAACACACAAATGGAAGTGGTGTGAACTATACCGTTGATACAACAGGGTATCTTCCAATCATGAAAGTAGCGGTTAATGTACTGAAAGCAAGTGGAACCTTTGCACCCCTTGCAGTTACAAAAAACACCTTTGAAATGAATACATTCTTTGATCTTGTATTTGGCAATAAGAAACTTGTGGGATGCCTAATTGGCGATACTATTCCAAAGTTCCACCTCAATAACTTAATTGATTTCTACAAACAAGGGAAATTCCCATTTGATCAATTCATAAAGTTTTATGACTTTGAAGACATATCACAAGCAGAAAAAGACTCTGTTGAGGGTCGTGTTGTGAAATCTGTAGTGGTAATGGATAAAACGTATCAACCATAA